One part of the Hydra vulgaris chromosome 01, alternate assembly HydraT2T_AEP genome encodes these proteins:
- the LOC136075135 gene encoding uncharacterized protein LOC136075135 isoform X2, producing the protein MDSLDKKKFREKRLPVLLSGCSGVKLLGVPALSYKPTKKMGPVIAKATLLEDRNCTDCVVGMVFDTTASNTGAKTAGCVSIQNLLNRPLLWLACRHHIGEIILTHEWNSLKIEISKGPNINLFLS; encoded by the exons ATGGATTcacttgacaaaaaaaaatttagggaaaaaagGCTTCCAGTTCTTCTTTCAG gttGTTCAGGTGTAAAATTACTGGGTGTACCAGCGCTTTCATATAAACCCACCAAAAAGATGGGACCAGTGATTGCTAAAGCAACATTACTAGAAGATCGGAACTGCACAGATTGTGTGGTAGGCATGGTTTTTGACACAACAGCATCAAATACTGGGGCTAAAACTGCAGGCTGTGTTTCAatccaaaatttattaaacaggCCACTTCTATGGCTTGCTTGCCGACATCACATAGGAGAGATTATACTAACTCATGAATGGAACAGTTTAAAGATCGAGATTTCAAAAGGACCTAATATCAATCTATTTTTAAG TTGA
- the LOC100200342 gene encoding mitochondrial fission 1 protein isoform X4, with protein sequence MADFHTHDYIKEEDFSRFQNSYNAELRSGKVSPETQFQYGWCLIKSQYKDDIWKGIKLLEALCATNMDSRDFLYFIALGYYKLSEYDKALRFVKRLLNIEPNNAQAKELEKSIESKMKSDGVMGIAMVGGAAIAAVGGIVLGLLLAKRR encoded by the exons atggCTGACTTTCACACTCACGACTATATAAAGGAAGAAGATTTTTCG agatttCAAAATAGTTATAATGCTGAATTACGCTCAGGAAAAGTTAGTCCGGAAACACAATTTCAATATGGTtggtgtttaataaaaagtcaatATAAAGATGATATTTGGAAAGGAATCAAACTACTTGAAG CTCTTTGCGCTACAAATATGGATTCCagagattttctttattttattgctttggGTTATTACAAATTATCA gaatATGATAAAGCGTTACGATTCGTAAAGAGACTTTTAAATATCGAACCCAACAATGCCCAAGCTAAAGAGTTGGAAAAATCTATAGAAAGCAAAATGAAGTCTG atgGTGTTATGGGGATCGCGATGGTTGGAGGCGCTGCTATTGCAGCAGTTGGTGGAATCGTACTTGGCTTATTGCTGGCGAAACGTCGTTGa
- the LOC136075135 gene encoding uncharacterized protein LOC136075135 isoform X1 — translation MDSLDKKKFREKRLPVLLSGCSGVKLLGVPALSYKPTKKMGPVIAKATLLEDRNCTDCVVGMVFDTTASNTGAKTAGCVSIQNLLNRPLLWLACRHHIGEIILTHEWNSLKIEISKGPNINLFLRRFKPCYYLALLFLTLSSSDIIALVIARNFKRL, via the exons ATGGATTcacttgacaaaaaaaaatttagggaaaaaagGCTTCCAGTTCTTCTTTCAG gttGTTCAGGTGTAAAATTACTGGGTGTACCAGCGCTTTCATATAAACCCACCAAAAAGATGGGACCAGTGATTGCTAAAGCAACATTACTAGAAGATCGGAACTGCACAGATTGTGTGGTAGGCATGGTTTTTGACACAACAGCATCAAATACTGGGGCTAAAACTGCAGGCTGTGTTTCAatccaaaatttattaaacaggCCACTTCTATGGCTTGCTTGCCGACATCACATAGGAGAGATTATACTAACTCATGAATGGAACAGTTTAAAGATCGAGATTTCAAAAGGACCTAATATCAATCTATTTTTAAG GCGATTCAAACCATGCTATTATCTTGCACTTCTTTTTCTGACATTATCTTCTTCAGACATCATTGCTCTAGttattgcaagaaattttaaaagactatGA